From the genome of Pseudomonas hamedanensis:
CGGGCGGCTAATCAGGTACTTAAGGGGAGTGAGCTTCTGTTGACCTCAGGGACACTCAGAAATGGCCGTGTGTCCGGAAGTTGCCGATGACGTTGCGGGATCGCCGCTGGTCTCAGCCTGAGCTCATAAACCCGCCGGGGATGAATGGCGATGAATCCAGCGATTCTACACCGCTGGCGTCTGGAGGGAATGGCGCAACGTGTTGTTCCCCCGCTGTCACGGTGTGCGGGATGACGACCGGCAGGTTTATGGGCGTCTCGGTTGCGCAACGCCCTGGCCGGCCAGGTGTGTTCGGCGGCGGCTGATCCACTGGTTCAGCAGCAGCGCCACGCCGCTGAGCAGCAGGAAACTGCACGCCAGGGTCGATTGAAGGTTGGTGGGGCTCAGGCTGATCAGCGCGCTGATCAAACCGCCGCAGATGAAAATGATGATGCTGCCCGCCGAAGCCGAGGTGCCGGCGATGTGTGGAAAAATATCCATGGCCCGCGAGGTGGCGGCCGGGCGAGCAATGGTGGTGCCGGCGGTACAGATCAGCATGGGAATCAGCACGCTGGTGATGGTCAAGGTGAAAGCCGACGACAGGATCAGCATCACCAGCCCTGACAACAGAATCAGACTCAGCCCTGCGACGATTTGCTCCTCGGGGTTCATCCGTCGGCTCAATACCGTGGCGACCAGGCCGCCGACGACGTAGGCCGCACCGTAAGCCAGCAGAACCAGCGAGAAGTCATACGGCGCCAGTTGCAGTTGATCCATGAAAATCAGCGGCGATATCACGATGAACGAGAAGTGGCAGGCGAATGCAAAAGCCGAGATCAGCCAGTAGCCGACAAACTCGCCGTTGCCCAGCACTTTGCGATAAGACTGAATGAAACCCAGCGGCCTGTCCCGGTGTGTCGGGCGGTCGTTGTGCAGAAACCACCAGGCTTTAAG
Proteins encoded in this window:
- a CDS encoding multidrug effflux MFS transporter, giving the protein MNENSSAVTSRQKRGAVSLLLAMVLLGVFPLDVLLPSFPALAAHFHHTPADIALSISLFALGIAFAQLLIGPLSDAIGRKGLLLTGMTVSMVGALGCVVTSDYTVFLIFRVVQALGCGCFVLSQALVQDLFEGEERDRLRILMVTATGIFISVSPLAGTFLQATLGWRGSFWLFTLLAALVWLKAWWFLHNDRPTHRDRPLGFIQSYRKVLGNGEFVGYWLISAFAFACHFSFIVISPLIFMDQLQLAPYDFSLVLLAYGAAYVVGGLVATVLSRRMNPEEQIVAGLSLILLSGLVMLILSSAFTLTITSVLIPMLICTAGTTIARPAATSRAMDIFPHIAGTSASAGSIIIFICGGLISALISLSPTNLQSTLACSFLLLSGVALLLNQWISRRRTHLAGQGVAQPRRP